A genomic segment from Leptolyngbya boryana PCC 6306 encodes:
- a CDS encoding methyltransferase domain-containing protein: protein MTSTLSEQIQQFYDASSGLWEQVWGEHMHHGYYGADGKTQKERRQAQIDLIEELLKWAGITKAEKILDVGCGIGGSSLYLAEKFGAEATGITLSPVQANRAKERSRVAQISANFQVADALNMPFEDNSFDLVWSLESGEHMPDKQKFLAECYRVLKPGGTFIMATWCHRPTDQVPLTIDDRKRLAEIYRVYCLPYVISLPEYTAIAQEIGLQDIQTADWSTAVAPFWNVVIDSAFTPGAIFGLLTSGWTTIQAALSLGSMQQGYKRGLIKFGLLCGKKV from the coding sequence ATGACTTCAACCTTATCTGAGCAAATCCAGCAGTTTTACGATGCGTCCTCTGGCTTATGGGAGCAAGTTTGGGGCGAGCACATGCATCACGGCTATTACGGCGCAGACGGCAAGACCCAAAAGGAGCGCAGACAGGCACAGATTGATCTGATCGAAGAATTACTGAAGTGGGCGGGGATCACAAAAGCAGAGAAAATCCTGGATGTCGGATGCGGCATCGGAGGAAGTTCGCTCTATTTGGCTGAAAAATTTGGAGCGGAAGCAACGGGAATCACCCTGAGTCCAGTGCAGGCAAATCGGGCAAAAGAACGATCGAGAGTGGCTCAGATTTCCGCCAATTTTCAAGTCGCTGATGCGCTGAATATGCCCTTCGAGGATAATTCCTTTGATTTAGTGTGGTCGCTGGAAAGCGGCGAACACATGCCGGATAAGCAGAAATTCTTAGCCGAATGCTATCGAGTGCTTAAACCGGGTGGGACGTTTATTATGGCAACTTGGTGTCATCGTCCGACGGATCAAGTGCCGCTGACGATCGACGATCGCAAACGGTTAGCTGAGATTTATCGCGTGTATTGCTTGCCGTATGTGATCTCATTGCCGGAATACACCGCGATCGCGCAAGAGATTGGACTGCAAGACATCCAAACCGCAGACTGGTCAACGGCTGTGGCTCCATTTTGGAATGTTGTGATCGATTCCGCTTTTACACCTGGTGCAATTTTTGGCTTGCTTACATCGGGCTGGACAACCATTCAAGCCGCGCTCTCGCTGGGATCAATGCAGCAAGGGTACAAACGCGGATTAATTAAATTTGGCTTGCTTTGCGGCAAGAAAGTTTAG
- a CDS encoding Mo-dependent nitrogenase C-terminal domain-containing protein, with protein sequence MSETHFDSNLIARPPQKFDFLQPLRNWFDSIQIHDRRAAHFVCKLIPAQCPFERDIKLFGRTIAHIPPMCKLNPLYDQFVGLRFRALCYLVDECGEMVV encoded by the coding sequence ATGTCTGAAACCCATTTCGACTCCAACTTGATCGCTCGCCCACCTCAAAAGTTCGATTTCCTACAACCACTCCGCAACTGGTTCGACTCGATTCAAATCCACGATCGTAGAGCTGCTCACTTCGTCTGCAAGCTGATTCCAGCACAATGCCCGTTTGAACGCGATATCAAGCTGTTTGGACGCACGATCGCGCATATCCCTCCCATGTGCAAATTGAATCCCCTGTATGACCAATTTGTCGGTCTAAGATTCCGAGCATTGTGCTATTTAGTCGATGAATGCGGCGAAATGGTCGTCTAA
- the cobW gene encoding cobalamin biosynthesis protein CobW — translation MAAKIPVTVITGFLGSGKTTLIRHLLQNNQGRRIAVLVNEFGEMGIDGELLKSCQVCPEDETTNETSNIVELTNGCLCCTVQEEFLPTMLELLKRRDSLDSIVIETSGLALPKPLIKAFRWHEIRNAATVDGVITVVDCEAVSTGTLAADLQAVEAQRQADPNLDHETPLQELFEDQLACADLVILNKTDLVDREAQENVRSLVEQELPRAVKIVENGRAGELDPNLLLGFNAAVEDHLEARPSHHDTEEEHDHDDEINSTHLILDQAFDPEQLRSRLEKLVQEQEIYRVKGFVAVPNKPMRLVMQGVGSRFEHFYDRPWRSDERRQTRLVFIGKDLDSTQLISKLG, via the coding sequence ATGGCTGCGAAGATTCCGGTTACTGTCATTACTGGCTTTTTAGGAAGTGGAAAGACTACGCTGATTCGTCACCTGTTACAAAATAATCAGGGACGGCGAATTGCTGTGTTGGTGAATGAGTTCGGGGAAATGGGAATCGATGGCGAACTTCTGAAATCTTGCCAGGTTTGCCCCGAAGACGAGACGACTAATGAGACGAGTAATATTGTCGAATTGACGAACGGCTGCCTCTGCTGCACAGTGCAAGAAGAGTTTTTGCCCACGATGTTGGAATTGCTCAAGCGCAGAGACAGTTTAGACTCGATCGTGATTGAAACCTCTGGCTTAGCTTTACCAAAACCGTTGATCAAAGCATTTCGCTGGCATGAGATTCGTAATGCAGCTACAGTCGATGGTGTGATCACCGTTGTCGATTGCGAAGCGGTTTCAACCGGAACGCTTGCGGCGGATTTGCAAGCGGTCGAAGCACAGCGACAAGCCGATCCCAATCTTGACCACGAAACGCCGCTGCAAGAATTGTTTGAAGATCAGCTAGCTTGCGCTGATTTAGTGATTTTAAATAAGACGGATCTCGTAGACCGTGAGGCTCAGGAGAATGTGCGATCGCTCGTCGAGCAGGAGCTTCCAAGAGCTGTCAAAATTGTGGAAAATGGGCGGGCAGGAGAGCTTGATCCAAACTTGCTTCTAGGGTTCAATGCGGCGGTAGAAGATCATTTAGAAGCGCGTCCGAGTCATCACGATACAGAAGAAGAACACGACCATGACGATGAGATTAACTCGACTCATTTAATTTTGGATCAAGCCTTTGATCCGGAACAGTTGCGATCGCGTTTAGAAAAACTCGTCCAGGAGCAGGAGATTTATCGAGTCAAAGGGTTCGTGGCAGTGCCAAATAAACCGATGCGGCTCGTCATGCAGGGGGTGGGTTCCAGGTTTGAGCATTTCTACGATCGACCGTGGCGATCTGATGAACGGAGACAAACTCGATTAGTCTTTATCGGTAAAGACCTCGATTCGACTCAATTAATCTCGAAGCTTGGTTAG
- a CDS encoding biliverdin-producing heme oxygenase — protein sequence MSSNLATKLREGTKKAHTMAENTGFIACFLKGTVEKESYRKLVANFYFVYSAMEEEMRRHKDHPILSKIYFPELERKETLEQDLAYYFGKNWRDQVAPSDATQSYVARIHQVGQSNPELLIAHSYTRYIGDLSGGQILKKIAQNGMNLTEGEGTNFYEFKHISDEKAFKKEYRARLDSMDIDEATADRIVEEANDAFGMNMHMFKELEGNLIKAIGQALFNALTRRRARGSTELATAE from the coding sequence ATGAGCAGTAATTTAGCAACAAAACTTCGCGAAGGAACCAAGAAAGCTCACACGATGGCGGAAAACACCGGATTCATCGCGTGCTTTTTGAAAGGAACGGTTGAGAAAGAATCTTATCGCAAGCTCGTTGCAAACTTTTACTTTGTCTATTCGGCAATGGAAGAAGAGATGCGCCGACACAAAGATCATCCGATCTTGTCGAAAATCTACTTCCCAGAGCTTGAACGGAAAGAAACGCTAGAACAGGATCTTGCTTACTACTTCGGTAAGAACTGGCGCGATCAAGTCGCTCCGTCGGATGCCACTCAGTCCTATGTCGCTCGAATTCATCAAGTCGGACAAAGCAATCCTGAGTTGCTGATTGCTCACTCTTACACGCGCTATATTGGCGACTTGTCGGGTGGTCAAATTCTCAAGAAAATTGCTCAGAACGGCATGAATCTCACAGAAGGCGAAGGCACGAACTTCTATGAGTTCAAACATATCTCTGATGAGAAAGCCTTCAAGAAAGAGTATCGGGCACGTTTGGATTCGATGGATATTGATGAAGCAACTGCTGATCGAATTGTCGAAGAAGCAAACGATGCGTTTGGCATGAACATGCACATGTTCAAAGAGCTAGAAGGCAACCTGATCAAAGCAATTGGACAAGCATTGTTCAATGCGTTGACCCGCAGACGCGCACGCGGCAGCACAGAGTTGGCAACGGCTGAATAG
- a CDS encoding TVP38/TMEM64 family protein, translating into MLQDALTWIQNLGATGAIVFILLYMCAAVLWIPGTLLTLGAGLVYGLFLGSLYVAIGATLGAIAAFLVGRYVARDWVSQRIEANAKWKAIDQAVAKEGLKIVILTRLSPVFPFTLLNYAFGVTQVSLKDYALGCFGMIPGIIMYVYIGSLAGNLATLGKAPLSSEAQLAQWGLRIVGLIATVVVTVYVTRIARKALQDSGVEDS; encoded by the coding sequence ATGCTACAAGATGCCCTGACTTGGATTCAAAATCTTGGCGCGACAGGCGCGATCGTGTTTATCCTGCTCTACATGTGCGCTGCTGTTCTCTGGATTCCGGGAACGCTGCTCACGCTAGGGGCAGGGCTTGTCTATGGACTTTTTCTTGGTTCACTTTATGTAGCAATTGGGGCGACTTTAGGCGCGATCGCAGCTTTTCTAGTCGGACGATATGTTGCGAGAGATTGGGTATCTCAACGCATTGAAGCCAATGCGAAGTGGAAAGCGATCGACCAAGCAGTTGCAAAAGAAGGATTGAAAATTGTTATCCTTACCCGATTGTCTCCCGTATTTCCATTCACGTTATTAAATTATGCGTTTGGTGTGACCCAAGTTTCATTAAAAGATTATGCGCTCGGCTGTTTCGGCATGATTCCAGGAATCATCATGTATGTCTACATCGGCTCGCTTGCGGGCAATCTAGCAACTTTAGGCAAAGCACCCTTGAGTTCAGAAGCACAACTAGCGCAATGGGGACTTCGGATAGTTGGGCTAATCGCTACAGTAGTCGTAACAGTCTATGTGACACGAATTGCGCGAAAAGCGTTGCAAGATAGCGGGGTCGAAGATTCATGA
- a CDS encoding mercuric reductase, with product MSLISPDDVHNQLLVSRVHPPDWVNPQPSDRYDLVVLGAGTAGLVVAAGAAGLGIGLKVALIEKHLMGGDCLNVGCVPSKCMIRSSRVVAEMRDARSFGVIPPDTIEVDFPAVMERMRQLRAGISENDSADRFKKLGVDVFLGEASFLDRDRIQVSDRILNFKKAVIATGARARDPEIPGLAEAGYLTNETVFSLTDRPRRLAVIGGGAIGCELAQTFQRLGCEVMLFHKHARLLDREDPDAAELLQQVFLKEGIRVILNCNIDQVRSSPDGKVIDANGESFVVDEILVGAGRAPNVEGLNLEAVGVNYDRKGVKVNDYLQTTNPRIYAAGDICMDWKYTHAADAAARIVIKNALFSPFGFGRSKLSSLTMPWVTYTDPEIAHVGIYESDNAELIKITLDKVDRAIADGETNGFIKLLHRTGSDEILGATIVARHAGEMISEITTAIVGKRGLNTLSTVIHPYPTQAEMIKKAADAYRRKLLTPTSRKLLGLLTKFS from the coding sequence ATGAGCCTGATTTCTCCTGATGATGTTCACAATCAACTCTTGGTTTCGCGGGTGCATCCGCCGGATTGGGTGAATCCGCAACCGAGCGATCGCTATGATTTGGTGGTTCTAGGCGCAGGAACGGCAGGTTTAGTCGTTGCAGCAGGAGCCGCCGGACTGGGGATCGGACTGAAAGTGGCGCTGATCGAAAAACATTTAATGGGCGGAGATTGCTTGAATGTCGGCTGTGTTCCGTCTAAATGCATGATTCGATCGTCGAGAGTCGTGGCTGAGATGCGAGATGCTCGATCGTTTGGTGTGATTCCTCCGGATACGATTGAAGTCGATTTTCCGGCTGTGATGGAACGAATGCGTCAATTGCGAGCAGGCATCAGTGAAAATGATTCAGCCGATCGATTTAAAAAATTAGGCGTGGATGTCTTTCTGGGTGAAGCGAGCTTTTTGGATCGCGATCGCATTCAAGTGAGCGATCGCATTCTCAACTTCAAAAAAGCCGTGATTGCGACTGGAGCACGGGCGCGTGACCCTGAAATTCCAGGATTAGCAGAAGCAGGATATTTGACGAATGAAACAGTTTTTTCATTAACCGATCGTCCTCGTCGCTTGGCTGTGATTGGCGGCGGTGCAATTGGCTGTGAATTGGCACAGACCTTTCAGCGCTTAGGCTGTGAAGTGATGCTATTTCATAAACATGCTCGGTTACTCGATCGAGAAGATCCTGACGCTGCCGAACTGCTTCAGCAAGTTTTTCTCAAAGAAGGCATTCGCGTGATCTTGAACTGCAACATTGATCAAGTTAGATCTTCTCCTGATGGGAAAGTGATCGATGCAAACGGCGAGAGCTTTGTCGTCGATGAAATTCTTGTGGGTGCAGGTCGCGCTCCGAATGTAGAAGGATTGAATCTGGAAGCGGTGGGGGTGAACTACGATCGCAAAGGTGTCAAAGTCAACGACTATCTGCAAACGACCAATCCGCGCATCTATGCAGCAGGTGACATCTGTATGGATTGGAAATACACACATGCGGCAGATGCTGCGGCGCGGATTGTGATTAAAAACGCTTTGTTTTCACCGTTTGGGTTTGGTCGATCGAAACTCAGCAGTTTGACCATGCCTTGGGTCACTTACACCGATCCCGAAATTGCGCATGTCGGGATCTACGAAAGCGATAACGCTGAACTGATTAAAATCACCTTAGATAAGGTCGATCGTGCGATTGCCGATGGAGAAACCAACGGCTTCATCAAATTACTGCATCGAACAGGATCAGACGAAATTCTTGGAGCCACGATCGTCGCGCGTCATGCCGGAGAAATGATCAGCGAAATCACAACCGCGATCGTCGGGAAACGCGGACTCAACACGTTATCTACGGTCATTCATCCTTATCCCACTCAAGCCGAAATGATCAAAAAAGCCGCAGATGCCTACCGCCGAAAACTGCTCACTCCCACTAGCCGAAAACTCTTAGGACTGCTCACCAAATTTTCTTAA
- a CDS encoding metallophosphoesterase, with translation MQPLFTQSLKVETLNFTIDNLPPHLHGTTLVQLSDLHFDGERLSEKILNQAIEITNQAAADFIVITGDFVTDDPQPIYELVHHLKQLKARSGIYGILGNHDLYRRDSQQIIIDALANIHIQILWNEIVYPVGSELALVGLADFWSPAYKQSSEVMDQLPADLPRIVLAHNPDCAESLQKWRVDLQLSGHSHGGQIIIPGIVNISAFCAYLYRILPKKIKYRIPVLAACYRVMKHWEWVKGLHHIGKNRLYVNRGLGTYFPGRLFCPPEVTIITLNASDCDSPSPR, from the coding sequence ATGCAGCCCCTATTCACCCAGTCGCTTAAGGTCGAAACCCTAAATTTCACGATCGACAACCTTCCCCCTCACCTGCATGGGACAACACTCGTTCAACTCTCTGACCTGCACTTTGACGGAGAGCGATTATCTGAAAAAATTCTGAATCAAGCGATCGAGATTACCAATCAAGCCGCAGCCGATTTCATCGTCATCACAGGCGACTTTGTGACTGATGATCCGCAGCCGATTTATGAACTTGTCCATCATTTGAAACAGTTAAAAGCCAGATCAGGAATTTATGGCATTTTGGGCAATCACGACTTATATCGCCGCGATAGTCAGCAAATTATCATTGATGCTCTAGCCAACATTCATATCCAAATTCTCTGGAATGAAATCGTTTATCCGGTTGGATCAGAACTTGCCCTAGTTGGACTCGCAGACTTTTGGTCGCCTGCCTACAAACAATCTAGCGAAGTCATGGATCAACTTCCTGCCGACTTGCCGCGCATTGTGCTCGCTCACAATCCCGACTGCGCCGAATCCCTACAAAAATGGCGAGTCGATCTGCAACTTTCAGGACATAGCCACGGTGGGCAAATCATCATTCCAGGCATTGTCAATATTTCAGCCTTTTGCGCCTATCTCTATCGCATCCTTCCCAAGAAAATCAAGTACAGAATTCCAGTTCTCGCTGCCTGTTACCGAGTTATGAAACATTGGGAATGGGTCAAAGGACTGCATCACATTGGCAAGAATCGACTTTATGTCAATCGTGGATTAGGAACTTACTTTCCAGGTCGATTGTTCTGTCCTCCCGAAGTGACGATCATCACGCTGAATGCTAGCGATTGTGATTCTCCATCCCCACGCTGA
- a CDS encoding response regulator, whose protein sequence is MNDLDLERPTILVVDDHPSSRMTAVALLSVEGYDVIEAESGATALAQLQQTNPDLILLDVMMPGMDGYEVCRRLKEDELTRLTPVVFITALDDRRSRLRGIEAGGDDFLTKPFDQLELSARVKSLVHQKRLNEDLDHAEKVLFSIARTVESRDPNTGDHCERLVMLGKAFGEFLGLTRSQIRDLMWGGYLHDIGKVGIPDAVLLKTGRLTPEEFQIMKQHVLIGEKICQPLRTMRGVVPIIRHHHERWDGSGYPDALKGDDIPFLAQVFQILDIYDALTSERPYKKAFSPEEALRIIAEETRKGWRNPDLIAEFSDFIQAIELQFKSEPIWFEKYVKAVNRI, encoded by the coding sequence GTGAATGACCTAGACTTGGAGCGACCCACCATCTTGGTAGTAGACGATCATCCTTCGAGCCGGATGACCGCTGTAGCTTTGCTTTCTGTAGAAGGCTACGATGTCATTGAAGCAGAAAGCGGCGCGACTGCACTTGCACAACTTCAGCAAACGAATCCTGACCTGATTTTGCTCGATGTGATGATGCCAGGCATGGATGGGTATGAAGTGTGCCGTCGCCTCAAAGAAGATGAACTCACTCGTTTGACGCCAGTCGTCTTTATTACAGCATTAGACGATCGCCGATCGCGGCTCCGCGGCATCGAAGCCGGGGGCGACGACTTCTTGACCAAACCCTTTGATCAATTAGAACTCTCGGCACGAGTCAAATCGCTCGTGCATCAGAAACGCCTGAATGAAGATTTAGATCACGCGGAAAAAGTGTTGTTCTCAATTGCGAGAACCGTTGAAAGTCGCGATCCAAATACTGGAGATCACTGTGAAAGACTGGTGATGCTGGGAAAAGCATTCGGTGAATTTTTGGGATTAACGCGATCGCAAATTCGCGACTTGATGTGGGGTGGATATTTGCACGATATCGGCAAAGTAGGCATCCCCGATGCTGTGCTGCTGAAAACAGGACGACTCACTCCTGAAGAGTTTCAGATTATGAAACAGCATGTCCTGATCGGCGAAAAAATCTGTCAACCGCTGCGAACCATGCGCGGCGTTGTCCCGATCATCCGGCATCATCATGAACGTTGGGATGGGTCTGGCTATCCAGATGCCTTGAAAGGCGATGACATTCCTTTTTTGGCACAAGTGTTTCAAATCCTTGATATTTATGATGCACTGACCAGCGAACGCCCCTATAAAAAAGCATTTTCACCTGAAGAAGCGTTGAGAATCATTGCAGAAGAAACAAGAAAAGGCTGGCGTAATCCAGATTTGATTGCAGAATTCAGCGATTTTATTCAAGCGATCGAACTGCAATTCAAGAGTGAACCGATTTGGTTTGAAAAATATGTCAAAGCAGTGAATCGTATCTGA
- a CDS encoding Tic20 family protein — MTWRGSTTVSDRIFACLVYLLPLLDVVGFVGRILLATDSFLSPLVAIVALPLAPLLSIYTGFIPLIVFFALFLLVVRNENVPHFIRFNTMQAILFGILLSLVSIIWQFALSPIFGMGLLTQTLFNAVFLGMIVAVGYSIVQSALGRYAEIPTISDAVYMQVR; from the coding sequence ATGACGTGGCGCGGCTCTACAACGGTGTCTGATCGCATTTTTGCTTGTCTAGTGTATCTCTTACCCTTATTAGATGTAGTGGGCTTCGTTGGGCGGATCTTGCTGGCGACGGACTCGTTTCTCAGTCCACTGGTTGCGATCGTTGCCTTGCCGCTGGCTCCACTCCTCTCGATTTACACCGGATTCATTCCGTTAATTGTGTTCTTTGCGCTGTTCCTATTGGTGGTGCGCAACGAAAATGTGCCGCACTTTATCCGATTCAATACCATGCAAGCGATTCTGTTTGGAATTTTATTGAGTTTGGTCAGCATTATCTGGCAATTTGCGCTATCCCCTATTTTTGGTATGGGCTTGTTGACGCAAACGCTATTCAACGCTGTCTTTTTAGGGATGATTGTGGCAGTCGGGTATTCGATCGTGCAATCTGCATTGGGACGTTATGCAGAAATTCCCACGATCTCAGATGCCGTCTATATGCAGGTGCGCTAA
- a CDS encoding fumarylacetoacetate hydrolase family protein, producing MAQRYVRVQTPDDKIYYGLLQIDRTVQVLDAPPWHRGQLTEHRLNAAEYRLLAPCAPSKIIAVGKNYASHAAEMGTPVPQEPLLFLKPTTTIIPLDAEILYPPQSERVDYEGELALVIGDRTKDCTPQQAHSKIWGYTIANDVTARDLQKKDGQWTRAKGFDTFCPLGPWIVREINPDARIQTFLNEAPVQSDSIGNMVFSPDFLVSYISQVMTLLPGDVILTGTPEGVGAMQIGNRVRVEIEGIGFLENTVGERLPVRQAQLQD from the coding sequence ATGGCACAGCGTTATGTCCGCGTTCAAACCCCTGACGACAAAATCTATTACGGCTTACTGCAAATCGATCGCACTGTTCAAGTTTTAGACGCTCCCCCTTGGCATCGAGGACAACTGACAGAGCATCGACTAAATGCCGCTGAATATCGGCTGCTTGCCCCCTGTGCGCCCTCGAAAATTATTGCAGTCGGCAAAAACTACGCCAGTCATGCCGCTGAAATGGGAACCCCTGTGCCCCAAGAGCCGCTTTTATTCCTCAAACCCACCACCACCATCATTCCGTTGGACGCTGAGATTTTGTATCCACCGCAATCTGAGCGAGTCGATTATGAAGGAGAATTAGCGCTAGTGATTGGCGATCGCACAAAAGACTGCACCCCTCAACAAGCCCACAGCAAAATTTGGGGATATACGATCGCAAACGATGTCACTGCCCGAGATCTACAAAAAAAAGATGGGCAGTGGACGCGAGCCAAAGGCTTCGATACGTTCTGCCCCTTAGGTCCTTGGATTGTCAGAGAAATTAATCCCGATGCGCGCATCCAAACTTTTTTGAATGAAGCCCCCGTTCAATCTGATTCGATCGGAAATATGGTGTTTTCACCGGATTTCCTAGTCTCCTACATTAGCCAAGTGATGACCCTACTCCCTGGAGATGTGATTTTAACGGGCACTCCTGAAGGTGTGGGAGCCATGCAGATTGGCAATCGAGTTCGGGTTGAAATCGAAGGCATCGGCTTCTTAGAAAATACGGTTGGCGAACGCTTACCCGTTCGCCAAGCCCAATTACAGGATTAG
- the rpsF gene encoding 30S ribosomal protein S6, which translates to MSQLYETMYILRPDIGDEAVDQAIEKYQSILKENGAEIIETQHRGKRRLAYEIERQREGVYIQMNFKSDGSPIAQMERAMRLSNEVIRYLTVKQEEPKAEAVEA; encoded by the coding sequence ATGAGCCAGTTGTACGAAACGATGTATATTTTGCGTCCTGACATCGGGGATGAAGCAGTCGATCAAGCGATCGAGAAGTATCAATCGATCTTGAAGGAAAACGGTGCGGAGATCATCGAAACTCAGCATCGGGGTAAGCGTCGCTTGGCTTACGAAATTGAAAGACAGCGCGAAGGTGTTTATATCCAAATGAATTTTAAGTCAGATGGAAGCCCGATTGCTCAAATGGAACGAGCAATGCGCTTGAGTAACGAAGTGATTCGCTATTTGACCGTGAAACAAGAAGAACCGAAAGCGGAAGCTGTCGAAGCTTAG